In Candidatus Cloacimonadaceae bacterium, a genomic segment contains:
- a CDS encoding plasmid pRiA4b ORF-3 family protein, translating to MATKELDRILQLKITLLGSKPPIWRRIQIPANISFHQLHNYIQFAMGWENCHLYGFRVMPTGKKAVETSYYGNVGILIDDESVKSPKSAKVADYLTLAKQEILYCYDFGDDWMHKIVLEEILAPASGKKYPLCLDGKRACPPEDCGGVYAYQEALEAISDPEHPDYEDVIEWFDEDFDPEDFDPKDVVFSELRMR from the coding sequence ATGGCTACAAAAGAGCTCGACCGGATCTTACAACTTAAGATCACCCTGCTTGGCTCAAAACCGCCGATCTGGAGACGAATTCAGATTCCCGCGAACATCAGTTTCCACCAACTGCACAACTACATCCAGTTTGCGATGGGCTGGGAAAATTGTCACCTCTATGGGTTCAGGGTTATGCCCACCGGCAAGAAGGCGGTTGAAACCTCATATTATGGCAATGTCGGCATACTGATCGATGACGAATCGGTTAAAAGCCCAAAATCAGCCAAAGTAGCGGATTATTTGACGCTTGCGAAACAGGAAATCCTTTATTGCTATGACTTTGGCGATGATTGGATGCACAAGATCGTCTTAGAGGAAATCCTTGCCCCTGCGAGCGGGAAAAAATATCCCCTCTGCCTCGATGGCAAACGTGCCTGCCCGCCGGAAGACTGCGGTGGGGTCTATGCTTATCAGGAAGCACTGGAAGCGATCTCCGATCCTGAACATCCGGATTATGAAGATGTCATTGAGTGGTTTGACGAGGACTTTGATCCGGAAGACTTTGATCCGAAAGATGTGGTTTTTTCCGAACTGAGAATGAGGTAA
- a CDS encoding tetratricopeptide repeat protein, with amino-acid sequence MCRKLFAGIIFLDISGFTRITEFASAGGHYGVELVTQVLNRHFESVSAIVKPHGGEICKFGGDACLILFPCKASAEMPDLYEIRDLLLAACARSDAYFNRKFGINFNVHGALAAGEIDLNIVGKPEHHLDYYLSSDAIRSVYDLAEHALPGEILGNYDAQAVHSYQSHCLSFTPKTSAKADRFLPQSVKLKLQQDRSPAELRNAAVIFIKLTSKKNADLDYADYHDFYTKAQNIVYNHMGVINKIDFTDKGYIMLALFGVPFVFANDIERAFNAARRILLISSESVDVQIGITYSNIYCGIIGSPKRWEYGIIGNAVNISARLMSFAQSGDICLSREMLPKLEGMFETEFVATTSVKGISEPLDIFRLVKELPQRWAQYRNHYQDCELMVAKNQFEDLKRNLAGTQAHFCQITGYGGSGKSLIIWKVCESLMQLNATFELVCADLHAQNLRLEFFFNALRLHLGIEYFKRQFDQIIQWCSIRGINFDPKLLHRNLFAQQAQSRQEAELVSSILYDIVALIYDPYSALVIDNFDRFDPESRFLIIRLIKKFLHDGKSVVITANEILTEISGFPQSGIALNAYTLAQSREFILARIPNITHKAAIELHRISSGNPRFLFELVQHLRRVFTAGCDLITEQIIEEMRHRGQIPDSLENLFISDFERLDAASKALIKYASIYGRPFTPTEIIRIFNVPDKDSFSTALEKLCGMNILRVENSFTEPLYAFSNPLMLESIYRTILLSEKIDLHIKIARYYEPLHTADDNLMAGIIAHHYTGACDKAKIGLWCGRLAERYYQSGSYELSLRYYETVAENAMNPAVKTDAKLSAAGIMLELAANEGAKIILDQYESLLDKPGIRRDRWIRLMARYLINTGKNIELREFLEKQLKSVLDEDFQILIRIDYIESLLYTTEITLFAGEALPLYARLKEEKRDPQRNVLSGIIAAFYSNQGDYLEAGKYYKDKLLLSRRIKDLIGTRIALSGLGTSFSRRGDKDKALKFYRASLETAELNGDRNGYSKALLNIGVIHRNQMEYESALECYQKSLIIARHIGNRLQESIIIYDIGELLDYLGKQDEALPRFFESLEIAKQISDFSGMSFCYDAIGDMYFKRGDYPLALETYQSNLRMQYKMNDREGMAHSFGNLGNLWKMSGRFSHAKKCYHTQIEILSVVGDLDGCGRAWFNLAMLDVEEQDLHAAKTKLEKARELFQSCNSLHYLMIVDEQLEKLV; translated from the coding sequence TTGTGCAGAAAGCTTTTTGCCGGTATTATCTTTCTTGATATCTCGGGGTTTACCCGCATCACGGAGTTCGCCAGCGCCGGCGGTCACTATGGCGTCGAGCTTGTGACCCAGGTGCTGAACCGGCACTTTGAAAGCGTCAGCGCGATCGTCAAACCCCACGGCGGTGAGATCTGCAAATTTGGCGGCGATGCCTGTCTCATCCTCTTTCCATGCAAGGCTTCAGCGGAAATGCCGGATCTTTATGAGATACGTGATCTTCTGTTAGCTGCCTGTGCAAGGTCTGATGCCTATTTCAACCGTAAATTCGGCATCAATTTCAACGTCCATGGCGCTCTCGCCGCTGGAGAGATCGATCTGAACATCGTCGGCAAACCGGAACACCACTTGGATTATTACCTCAGTTCGGATGCCATTCGAAGCGTCTATGACCTCGCCGAACATGCCTTGCCCGGAGAAATTCTGGGAAACTATGACGCACAAGCCGTCCATAGCTACCAAAGCCATTGCCTCAGTTTCACCCCCAAAACCTCAGCCAAGGCGGATCGCTTTCTGCCCCAAAGCGTTAAGCTCAAGCTCCAACAGGACAGATCCCCCGCCGAATTGCGCAACGCCGCGGTAATCTTTATCAAGCTCACTTCAAAAAAAAACGCGGATCTAGACTACGCGGACTATCATGACTTCTACACAAAGGCACAAAACATCGTCTATAACCACATGGGCGTGATCAACAAGATCGATTTCACGGACAAGGGTTATATCATGCTGGCGCTTTTCGGTGTGCCATTCGTATTTGCAAACGACATCGAACGCGCTTTCAACGCCGCGCGCCGCATCTTGCTGATCTCTTCGGAGAGTGTCGATGTGCAGATCGGGATCACCTACAGCAACATCTATTGCGGCATCATCGGCTCTCCCAAGCGTTGGGAATATGGCATCATCGGCAATGCCGTCAATATCTCCGCGCGGCTGATGAGCTTTGCACAATCCGGCGACATCTGTCTCTCAAGAGAGATGCTCCCCAAGCTGGAAGGCATGTTTGAGACGGAGTTTGTCGCCACCACAAGCGTGAAAGGTATCTCCGAACCGCTGGATATCTTTCGTCTGGTAAAGGAACTGCCCCAGCGCTGGGCTCAATATCGCAATCACTATCAGGATTGCGAGCTGATGGTGGCAAAAAACCAATTCGAAGATTTGAAGCGGAATCTTGCCGGAACTCAAGCCCATTTTTGCCAGATCACCGGCTATGGAGGAAGCGGTAAAAGCCTGATTATATGGAAGGTCTGCGAGAGTCTGATGCAGTTGAATGCAACCTTTGAGCTTGTCTGCGCCGATCTCCACGCCCAAAACTTGCGGTTGGAATTCTTTTTCAACGCCCTGCGCTTGCATCTCGGCATCGAGTATTTCAAGCGCCAGTTCGATCAGATCATTCAATGGTGCTCCATCAGAGGGATCAATTTTGACCCCAAGCTTTTGCACCGCAATCTCTTTGCCCAGCAGGCACAGAGCAGGCAGGAAGCGGAATTGGTCTCCTCCATCCTCTACGACATCGTGGCGCTCATTTATGATCCCTACTCCGCGCTGGTGATCGACAATTTTGACCGTTTCGATCCCGAAAGCAGATTCCTCATCATCCGCCTGATCAAGAAGTTTCTTCACGACGGCAAAAGCGTGGTCATCACGGCAAATGAAATTCTGACGGAGATCTCCGGATTCCCCCAAAGCGGCATCGCTCTGAACGCATACACCCTTGCTCAAAGCAGGGAGTTTATCCTGGCGCGCATTCCAAATATCACCCATAAAGCCGCAATCGAGCTGCATCGCATCAGTAGCGGCAATCCACGCTTTCTTTTTGAACTGGTACAGCATCTGAGACGCGTCTTCACCGCCGGATGCGACCTCATCACCGAACAGATCATCGAGGAAATGCGTCACCGCGGTCAAATCCCAGACAGCCTGGAAAACCTCTTTATCAGCGATTTTGAAAGACTGGACGCCGCTTCGAAGGCTCTGATCAAATATGCCAGCATCTATGGACGTCCATTCACTCCCACAGAGATCATTCGCATCTTCAACGTGCCGGACAAGGATTCCTTTTCCACCGCACTGGAAAAGCTCTGCGGGATGAATATCCTGCGGGTGGAAAACAGTTTCACTGAGCCGCTCTATGCCTTTTCGAATCCCCTGATGCTGGAAAGCATCTATCGCACCATCCTGCTTAGCGAAAAGATCGATCTGCACATCAAAATCGCCCGCTATTATGAACCGCTCCACACCGCAGACGACAATCTGATGGCAGGCATCATCGCCCATCACTATACAGGCGCCTGCGACAAAGCAAAGATCGGGCTCTGGTGTGGAAGGCTGGCAGAACGCTATTATCAATCCGGCTCATACGAACTCAGCCTGCGCTACTATGAAACCGTGGCGGAAAACGCTATGAACCCTGCCGTGAAAACTGATGCCAAACTCAGCGCCGCAGGGATCATGCTTGAACTTGCCGCCAATGAAGGTGCCAAAATAATCCTCGACCAATATGAATCCCTCTTGGACAAGCCGGGCATCCGGCGCGACCGTTGGATCCGTCTCATGGCAAGATATCTGATCAATACCGGAAAAAACATTGAGCTACGCGAATTCCTCGAAAAACAGCTAAAATCCGTTCTGGACGAAGACTTTCAGATCCTCATCCGCATCGATTACATCGAATCCCTGCTCTATACCACCGAGATCACTCTCTTTGCCGGTGAAGCTCTCCCGCTCTACGCACGCCTCAAAGAGGAAAAACGCGACCCCCAACGCAACGTGCTTAGCGGCATCATCGCCGCTTTTTACAGCAATCAGGGAGACTACCTGGAAGCCGGTAAATACTACAAGGACAAGCTTTTGCTTTCACGCCGCATCAAAGACCTCATCGGTACCAGGATCGCGCTTTCAGGGCTCGGAACTTCATTTTCACGTCGCGGCGACAAGGATAAAGCCCTCAAATTTTACCGCGCTTCTTTGGAAACCGCGGAATTAAACGGCGACCGAAACGGCTATTCCAAAGCCCTGCTCAACATCGGTGTCATCCACCGCAACCAGATGGAATATGAAAGCGCTCTCGAGTGCTATCAAAAAAGCCTCATCATTGCCCGCCACATCGGCAACCGCCTGCAGGAATCCATCATCATCTACGATATCGGCGAGCTTTTGGATTATCTTGGAAAACAGGATGAAGCCCTGCCCCGCTTCTTTGAATCCCTCGAAATCGCCAAACAGATCTCGGACTTCAGCGGTATGTCCTTTTGCTATGACGCCATCGGAGACATGTATTTCAAACGCGGGGACTATCCCCTCGCGCTGGAAACCTACCAAAGCAACCTCCGCATGCAATACAAAATGAACGACCGAGAGGGCATGGCGCATAGCTTTGGCAATCTCGGCAACCTCTGGAAAATGTCTGGTAGATTTTCCCATGCCAAAAAGTGCTATCACACTCAAATCGAGATCCTCAGCGTTGTCGGAGATCTCGATGGCTGCGGCAGAGCATGGTTCAATCTTGCCATGCTTGACGTCGAAGAACAGGACCTCCACGCTGCCAAAACCAAGCTGGAAAAAGCCCGCGAACTCTTTCAATCCTGCAACTCCCTGCATTACCTGATGATCGTCGATGAGCAGCTTGAGAAACTGGTTTAA